The following nucleotide sequence is from Triticum dicoccoides isolate Atlit2015 ecotype Zavitan chromosome 7B, WEW_v2.0, whole genome shotgun sequence.
GCCATCCTCCTCGCGGGCTACGTCGCCGCCGAGGTCAACAGCGGGTGCTGCCTCTGCTTCGTAAGACCCACACCCGCGCACCACCAAAACCCATGTCCCTTTTTTCTTTGATACAGTCCTCTTCCTACCTGTTCATTCATTGCCGCGTCACTGCTACTGATGTTGACCACAATTGTTTCAGTATACCATCCTGGCCATGGCGATGATGCTGCTAGAAGCTGCcgtggccggccacctcctcctcaacgAGCACTGGATGCAGGTGGGTCAATTGGATACCCATCCATGCCCCTGTCAGTAATAGTTCCATCTGATCAAATCAGAATATCGGATCACTGACCGATTCCTCTCCTTCATCTATTATTCTTGCAGGATCTGCCGTATGACCGCACGAGAGAGCTCGAGAACCTCGTCTCCTTTGTCAACAACAACCTCGACCTCTGCAAATGGGCTGCTCTCGCTACCGTCGCCACACAGGTGCGCGACTCTGCCAGAATTAGTATATGCTTATTCTTGGTAAACCTGAACAAACATTTCCATCTCAAATCAAACGGCACAGCAAGTGCACACGAGCCTTTAAGTTGGTTGCTCCAATGGTCTCTCACAATGTCCAGTGACAAAAGATAGACCAATACACTCTGTTTCCCTTTGTGGCTCGAGGAGGAGGATCTGATCCATGTAAATGTATTGTATAGGCGTTCTCGCTTTTCTTGGCAATTACTCTACGAGCCATGGTTTCGTCCACCAATGCGGACTTTGACAGCGACGAAGATTTTGTGGTCATAAGGAGGCCGCTGCTTCTTGCCCAAGGTGCTCCAGCCTATCTCCCTACCACGGCCGACCCTAGAGGTGCCCACCCTGGCCTATGGAGCTCATCGATGAGGCAAAAGGTGAATTTGTTTTTAGCCTCAAGTACTTACTTATGCTGATTTCAGATGGGACTATGTGACCTAAGCAAGAGTGCACTATCGTTAAAGACAGTACCTGGTTGTAAGAAAAAAAACTGGTACAACCCCATAGAGAACTAGTCGCAAAATGTAAATGTATGCATTATGTCTGTACAACACTGTTCTCCCTAGCAATTTGAAGAATGTTTGGAACCattaagcaatcatgtattttgctCTTTGGTCTCAGTTCTTCCAAGATTTTTTTTCTTGGGAATTCTATATCGACACCCACAGTTACTCATAAGTCATGACCCTCAGTTTCTTGATACCCTCTAGCCATGACGCTTTTCAACTTCTTTTTTTCTCTGCTATAATTATTTTTTACTCTACTACATGACTAGTGCTGGATTTAAAACATAACCTAATTGTAGCACACACCGTAGTTCAAGCATTTCTAGACGAATATCAGTTCATTTCATTCTCTGTAGGTTGGATCCTATGTTAGCTTAAGTTCTGACGAGTTATGAGGATGATTGACTAGCTGGTGGGCAGTAATATTTAAAGCCTGCAATTTTTAACTGAATCATATGTTGTTGAGTTGCAAAGACAAGCTAAATAGCTAATTGGCTGAAAGCTATTCTCATGCGGAGCATGTTGATTGCAAAAGTTAAGTAAACAAAACTTGGAGAAGCAAGTTATGAATTTGTAAGAGTTGTCTTGTTGTCTTGCTGCAGTTACTCATTATTGTTTCAGAGTATGAAAATCTTAGAATGCCTGACAATCATGTCATATAGCATGAAAGCCTATGACAATCTAACCTTGTGCCAAAATGANNNNNNNNNNNNNNNNNNNNNNNNNNNNNNNNNNNNNNNNNNNNNNNNNNNNNNNNNNNNNNNNNNNNNNNNNNNNNNNNNNNNNNNNNNNNNNNNNNNNNNNNNNNNNNNNNNNNNNNNNNNNNNNNNNNNNNNNNNNNNNNNNNNNNNNNNNNNNNNNNNNNNNNNNNNNNNNNNNNNNNNNNNNNNNNNNNNNNNNNNNNNNNNNNNNNNNNNNNNNNNNNNNNNNNNNNNNNNNNNNNNNNNNNNNNNNNNNNNNNNNNNNNNNNNNNNNNNNNNNNNNNNNNNNNNNNNNNNNNNNNNNNNNNNNNNNNNNNNNNNNNNNNNNNNNNNNNNNNNNNNNNNNNNNNNNNNNNNNNNNNNNNNNNNNNNNNNNNNNNNNNNNNNNNNNNNNNNNNNNNNNNNNNNNNNNNNNNNNNNNNNNNNNNNNNNNNNNNNNNNNNNNNNNNNNNNNNNNNNNNNNNNNNNNNNNNNNNNNNNNNNNNNNNNNNNNNNNNNNNNNNNNNNNNNNNNNNNNNNNNNNNNNNNNNNNNNNNNNNNNNNNNNNNNNNNNNNNNNNNNNNNNNNNNNNNNNNNNNNNNNNNNNNNNNNNNNNNNNNNNNNNNNNNNNNNNNNNNNNNNNNNNNNNNNNNNNNNNNNNNNNNNNNNNNNNNNNNNNNNNNNNNNNNNNNNNNNNNNNNNNNNNNNNNNNNNNNNNNNNNNNNNNNNNNNNNNNNNNNNNNNNNNNNNNNNNNNNNNNNNNNNNNNNNNNNNNNNNNNNNNNNNNNNNNNNNNNNNNNNNNNNNNNNNNNNNNNNNNNNNNNNNNNNNNNNNNNNNNNNNNNNNNNNNNNNNNNNNNNNNNNNNNNNNNNNNNNNNNNNNNNNNNNNNNNNNNNNNNNNNNNNNNNNNNNNNNNNNNNNNNNNNNNNNNNNNNNNNNNNNNNNNNNNNNNNNNNNNNNNNNNNNNNNNNNNNNNNNNNNNNNNNNNNNNNNNNNNNNNNNNNNNNNNNNNNNNNNNNNNNNNNNNNNNNNNNNNNNNNNNNNNNNNNNNNNNNNNNNNNNNNNNNNNNNNNNNNNNNNNNNNNNNNNNNNNNNNNNNNNNNNNNNNNNNNNNNNNNNNNNNNNNNNNNNNNNNNNNNNNNNNNNNNNNNNNNNNNNNNNNNNNNNNNNNNNNNNNNNNNNNNNNNNNNNNNNNNNNNNNNNNNNNNNNNNNNNNNNNNNNNNNNNNNNNNNNNNNNNNNNNNNNNNNNNNNNNNNNNNNNNNNNNNNNNNNNNNNNNNNNNNNNNNNNNNNNNNNNNNNNNNNNNNNNNNNNNNNNNNNNNNNNNNNNNNNNNNNNNNNNNNNNNNNNNNNNNNNNNNNNAATGGTTCTTCCTCCAACATGGGGATGGAATCAACTCCAAAATTGAATCACACTCAACCAAATATCTTCTAGGCATGGGGAGATGCTTGATCCATGACATTATCCTGATGCTATTGCAGCCAGAGATCAGTAGCAGACGCAGTTTTGGAAAGCAAGCATGAGGCACCACCCCTTCCATACGACATCTTCCAACTCTCTCAATTTGAGTACCAATGGGAGCTCAGAAGGATGCCCTTAGGTCGATAGATGGAGAGGAGTTACCCAGATAAAGACCCTACCCTGTTTGAGTACCAATGGAATTCTAATTTGTATTCAGGACCTTATTGAAGAACGTATTCCCAACCCTGTTTTCTCATGAAAACACTAATTTCCCTAGCCAACAAACTAATTTCCAGTTCCAAAAAAATGTTTGGTATTTTATTTTGGAAAACTTTGCACTCAGTGCAAAGAAAGACATCCATTGAGCCAAGCTCTTGGTAAAAATTATGGGGTCATGAGATCCATTTCCCTTTTATGATGTAATCAAACATCACTTGTCAATTTCCTTATTTTCTAATCTCATCGGATTAATGCGGACATGgcgttttttttcttttgcggtGGAATGCGGACATGCATGTCTTTGCATCTTACAAACATGGCTAATAGAAAGAACGACGAGTTCATGGCCATTTTCCTTTTATATTTGCATCCAAATAAAGAACACATTATGCAAATGCCACATCATTCCTTTTTTTATTCACTTATTTCTCCACATTATCAGACAGCCCTTACAATGAATTTCTAGGTACTGCCCGGAGGTGGGGGTGTAGGTAGCGTTATAACAGGAACTGTGTAACCTGCACAGGAGATTTTCAATTTTTGCATCATAAGGATAATCATGAGCAATTATATGAGAAATAATGGCAAGTAGAAAACAGGCACACATATGTATATGTATAGAAATATGACGGTTACCGACCTGCACAGTGAGTGTGTGCACGCAGCCCATTGCCGCACACATGTGTAGCCATGGCAAACTTGGCTAGGCTGATCCTAGCCAGTTCGGGAGCTGTGAATTTATCACAGACGCAGTGGATGTCTGTTGTTGCCCTTATCACCTGGCAACATGCGCTCCCATGTAGAAGGGGGTGCTCGCCAACATTCTTCCCAATGTTCCTCCAACATTCCCTCATCACCTTACTTTTATCCGCGGCGCAGTGATCTGCTTGTGCACGGTGTGGATATGAAGAGAAGGCCACAAAGACTAGGAAGCATAAAACTCCTATTGCCTTAGCACTGGTCATCTTCTTATGTGAAATGGTATTATCGGTATGTGTTTTATGCAATAATTCGGCAACACTTGGGTTCTATATATATTGGTTGCAAACTCGTTCGCTCTTTGGTCATTTAATTAACTGAATCCTCAAGATAACTTGGATATGTTGTTATTTAATGTAGGCACATCTAGTTCTTGTATCAAACTGCAGATAGAGTATACGTAGATGGGTGCAAGCTATTAAATGCTAGTGACTGATTTCTGATAGATAGATAACAAGGATATGTTCTCCTTTAATGTAGGATATACTTAATTCTCATAAAGCATGAATATCAAATTGCTTGTGCAGGATATACGAAGGTGCATGGCTGCAAATTGATTTTCTAAGTATCCATTGGGATTTTAATTTCCAGTTACTACCAAGAAAGAATACCTTTTCATACTCACTCTAACCAAGGATATACTCAGGCCATTAAAAATGCATGACTTTTTTTTGTTGAAAATGCATGACATTATAGATATGAGTCCAATCTGCAAATGCAACATTATTTCATATGAATATGTTAAATAAAATATGAAATTATTTATGACAAATCTTGTAATATGATTTTCAAAGTGGATACTCTTTTAATTAGATGATTCATAGATGTATATGATACATATAGCGGGGTGCTGTCTTTGTCCAACCAGTTTTGATACTTCCGAAGTAGGATTAAGAGCGAAATATGCAAGCCATGTATTAATTAATTACAGGTAGACCGGTAGACTAAATAGGATGTTCTGAGTTATTGCTGGTAAAAATCTGCTGAAAACTATATTAATACATCGGCTCTTTAACGAAAAGTGTGTAATAGTCGCATATGATGGAAAATATTGGATAGAGTTGGATTAACATATATACCCGACATAGCACCTCTGGGTTATCCCTTCTACACATGCGAGTACGGACACGTAAGAGGTAGTGCTGTGATAAGCGTATCCTCTTAATATTCAATTCAGGAGGACGTTATAGGGAAACCGTTGGGAAGCTTGGCTTcatcttgtgagaagattgatggatgttcACCTATCTCAACAACCCGACCAGTTGCGCTGGAAACTAACTAAGAATGAAGAGTTTTtggttaaatccatgtatttggatgtTATCAACGCTAGCACTATTCCTCGttcgaaacatgtttggaaagtcaaagtgcctTTAAAAAATCAAAGTGTttttgtggtttgtccataaacaagttattctaACTAAGGACAATTTGGTAAAACGCAAATGGACATGATCTACAAGATGTAGCTTCTGTGATAGTGATGaatccatcaaacacctctttcttgactgtCCATTGGCAAAAAATTTGTGGCGGTCGGTTCGCATAGCATTTAATATTACTCCTCTGAATACTATCAACacattatttgggacgtggctagatGGGATAGATCCAGAAATAGCGAGACATATCCGTGTAGGAGTATGCGCTTTATTATGGGCAGTTTGGAACTGCAGaaacgatttggtttttaacagaacaacaaatattcgtTTCTTGCAGGTTATTTTCTGGGCCACTACACTGattcgtatgtggtcgctactcactccgacggaggtcaGGAATCGTTTgattactggatctatccgatgggagacggtagcacgggctatattcaaccggttttgatggtggtcatgtaataggataggtatTTAGTTTCCTATCTTAATTTTTGCCTGCTGGTTGTGACTTTCCTGTTTTTTTCATGCTCTTTGTGAGCCTTTTTTCCGTTTTTGAGACCTGTAGACTTTTGTTGGACCTTTTGCTTATCAATAATatggtcgtatgcatcgttctgatgcagaggccgggggctaacccttttttgaaaaaaaattatttgGATGGTGACATCATTAAAACATTTTCTTGGGCCAAATATTACATTCCATACTTCATTTGTTTTGCTTGAAATGACAAAATGAAACGGCGAGCCCCGTTTGTCACTGGTATCACCTTACGGAAGTGAAACAAACATTTGTAGTGTTGTTAAATATGGGAAACTAAACTAAATATAAACATGGTGATTTATACATGTAAACTCTACCATTCCATTAACGTACATACGCATCAATCATTGTCTGCCTTAATAAGGATTTAATGCTGAGGAAATATCATTGAAATCTCCATGATCCCACCAATCTTGTCTACCCAGTATCACCGGCACACGCTCTTCCTTGTGTAACCCGGATGGCAATTTGACAAGCCTAGGGCAATCGTACATGTGGAAGGGCTGTGCAACCGCAATACATTAATCAatgcaccaggcacgtatatatgagTTACAGAGGGGGCCACAACCTCGACTATACAAAGGAAATAGGAGATGGGCCCAATACACAATATATACGTACACCAGTATACTCAACACCCTCCCGCAGTCGAAGCGGCGCCAGTGACGTAGGAACTGGAATGAAACTCCTCGAAGGTGGAAGTCGGCAGTTCCTTCCTCATCACATCGGCGAACTGTTGTGCAGTCGGAACATGGAGGACCCGAATacgtccaagagccacctgctcgcgcacaaagtgaatgtccagctcaatgtgcttagtccggcgatgatgaatGGGGTTGGTGGAGAGGGACACCGCAGAGacgttgttgtggtagacaacCGTAGCCTGAGAGACATCGTGATGCAACTCATGAAGTAACTATCGTAGCCAGGTGCACTCggcaatgatacgtccattttgcatcatgcttttatatcaatatttattgcattatgggctgttattacacgttatgtcacaatagttatggctattctctcttattttacaaggtttatcatgaagagggagaatgccggcagctgaaattctggctggaaaaggagcaaatattggaaacctattatgcacagctccaaaaatcctgaaactccatggaagtcatttttggaattaataagaattgttgagcgaagaaaataccagaggggcccACATCTTGGCCAGGAGGTGGGGGGCGcgtccccccctactgggcgcgccccctgtctcctgggccccctggtggccctccggtgcccatcttctgctatatgaagggttttaccctggaaaaaaatcagaagcaagcttacgggacgaaactccgccgccatgaggcggaaccttggcggaaccaatctagggctccggcggagctgttctgccggggaaacttccctcagggagggggatatcatcaccatcgtcatcgccaacgatcctctcatctggagggggtcaatctccatcaacatcttcaccaacaccatctcctctcaaaaccctagttcatctcctgtatccaatcttgtatcaaaaccacaaattggtacatgtgggttgctagtagtgttgattactccttgtagttgatgctaattggtttacttggtggaagatcatatgttcagatccttaatgcatattaatactcctctgatcatgaacatgaatattctttgtgagtagttacgtttgttcttgaggacatgggtgaagtcttgctattagtagtcatgtgaatttggtattcgttcgatattttgatgagatgtatgttgtttctcctctattggtgttatgtgaacgtcgactacatgacacttcaccattatttgggcctagaggaaggcattgaaagtaataagtagatgatgggtcgctagagtgacggaagcttaaaccctagtttatgcgttgcttcgtaaggggctgatttggatccactagtttcatgctatggttaggtttaccttaatacttcttttgtagttgcggatgcttgcaataggggttaaccataagtgggatgtttgtccaagaaatggcagtacccaagcaccggtccacccacatatcaaattatcaaagtaccgaacgcgaatcatatgagcgtgatgaaaactagcttgacgataattcccatgtgtcctcgggagcgcttttctcattataagaaattgtccaggcttgttctttgctacaaaaaggattgggccaccttgctgcactttatttactttcattgcttgttacccgttacaaattatcttatcacaaaactatatgttacctacaatttcagtgcttgcagagaataccttactgaaaacagcttatcatttccttctgctcctcgttgggtttgacactatgatagatcccctatacttgtgggtcatcagagaaggaactcgccttgcaatgccgaagacaatctgcgtgccagacttatcgccattgaagcctggttcaggggctactgagggagtccgagaTTAATGGGTccacggacggccggactatatactttggccggactgttggactatgaaggtacaagattgaagacttcgtcccgtgtccggatgggactctcctttgcgaggaaggcaaggttggccattcggatatgtagatctccttctctgtaaccgactctgtgtaaccctagccccctccgtgtctatataaaccggagggtttagtccgtaggacaacaacaatcataatcataggctagcttctagggtttagcctctacgatctcgtggtagatcaactcttgtaatacttatatcatcaagatcaatcaagcaggaagtagggtattacctccatcgagagggcccgaacatgggtaaacatcgtgtcccccgcctcatgttaccattagccttagacacatagttcgggaccccctacccgagatccaccggttttgacaccgacaaccgcccccaagggttgccatttgtacgggttcggtgaccgccctcaagggtcccttagtggaatcacgaaatcttgcattgtgcgagggcatgaggagattatggtggccctagtggcttcttggggagcattgtgccatcacaccgctccaaacggagattagcatccgcaagggtgtgaactttgggatacatcgtcgtctccgcgtgccttcgttatctcttacccgaaccctttacttatgcattttaatttgtgatagccatattgtttcttgtcatatatcttgctatcacttagttgtttacctTGCGTAGCATAAGttattggtgcacataggtgagcctagttgttgtaggttttgtgcttgaaaaattaactgctaggtttattctgcatttgttcaagcctaaatccgTAATTATtttaagcgcctattcaccccccctctaggcgacatcctcgatctttcagccGCTGTAGCCGCTTCCACCTGAAGTTGGTGTGACCTTGAAATTCATAGATGTACCTTTCGTACATGGGAAGCCTTCAAGCTACACCCCATCGGGCCAGCGCGCTAGAGAAGAGGCCGGAAGGACGCACCATAGAAAGCACCATCGCACCTCTCTCGCGGTTGATGAAAAAGGCAATGAACTGGTGTCATACAACAACCATCCGCCCCAGATCAAAGGTGACAAAGAAGAAACCCCCATCATAAGGGATCTGACGGAAGACAAATCCGGCATCGTCGCTATACAACACAACGACAAGCAAACGTCGACAAAATACAAAATCTCACCGCTAACCGGCGAGAGGAGCACGATGGAATCACCGGTATAGGCAACGACCTAAGGTAGAGATTATTCGCCATGCCTCCACCATCCACACACCAGCGCTCGAAACCCTAAATCTTACCCTGTGCACAAGACCGGCACGAGGTTCTACAGTTCCCACCGCTCCCATCGTCGAAGCGGTCGCCGGAGGAGAGGGAATCGATGTGGTCACCGGCAAGCACGGGAGGAACCACGGTTGCCTTCGGTTTTGCCTCTTACGGGAAGGGGAAAGTGAAGCGAAAACTCCCTTCCATCCCTTCGATCATAATGGGCAGCCCGCAAGGCACGTACTAGCCCTGTTTTCGAAAACTTGTGGAAGTTTACTGGGCGGATTTTTTCATCTTTTTCGTTTTCTGATTTATTAGAtcagatttattttattttatttttctcttttttctttatcatttttattttttcctttttcctttttatttgttcttttttctaCTTTTAAATATTCATGAATCTTTATCAAGGCATGATTATTTTTCAAATCAATGAATGTTTTTTGAATCCGTGGTTATTTTTTCAAATATGCAAACTTTTaattttttgtgaacatttttttctaaaattattgaaaatttcaaattcatgaattatttttctaaaattcgtgaactttttgaaattcaagattttttttcaaaaattcatGAGCTCAAATATGTTTTTAAAGTTTATGAAATATTTTCCCTCAAGATCGTGACCATTTTACTAATTCACGGAAGATGTGATTATTTTTTCAATTTCACAAaagaaaatcatgatttttttaagtTCGTGAACTATTTGAaatacatgaactttttcaaaCTCATGAGCGTTTTGGAAAGACCAAGCCAACAGTCAATGAATTTTTTCCTTGTTAAAaatatttatatttttatattttctaaaTTCAATGGTCAACTGGTCAACCAGTCAACAGGTTAATGAGGGAGCGAGGCATCTTTCGAGCGTGCAAGCGAGCTCCTTCCTATTCGGTGCTCGCTGGGGAAGTTTAGCGGGGCGGCCCAGCAACCTGCTGAGGAACTGAGGGCTATCGAAGTTGGACGTTTCCTTGAGGCAATGCACAACCCATGATTCCTAGTGGGTGAGAGCTCTTCCAACCGCCTCTTGTCGGCGCCGCCACGGATTTGCCTCGCCTCATGTCGCCTTAAGGCTATGTGTGCGTGGTGGATCTTAGCTCTTGCCAGTGGGAGGGCTCCTCGTTCGTTGTTAGATGTCTTTTCGAGTCTCTTTAGGGTTTGTGTCTTGCACAGGAAGATGAGGCAGCAACAACTTTTTAAAGATGAAATAATGTTCTTCTCGTCTAGCCCCCATTTTGATGGTGCGGCTAGCATCATTCGACGGCGTGTGGAGATGTGTCTCCGGTGAATCTTGCAGGATTCAATTGGTGTTTGTCTTCGATGGCTCTCTTTGGACGTTTGATGTTCTGTTGTGCTTTTTCTTtgaggccttagcacgatgacttttcGACtacctactacaacaaggtttggcgGCCTCTAATGAAGCAGggccgatgacggcggcgcgccttcggctccttCATGTGCTTGTAGTCGGCCCTAGGTGGTCAACGGATTTCAATGTAATTTTTGTTACTTTTGAAGTTGTTTGTACTGCCATGATGTTTGATGAATAAATTGGAAGTTTTTACGCAAGAAAAAACATGATGAAGAAAAGCAAACACGAAGAGAAAACTACAGAAAAAGTCCAATATCAGGAAAGCACACTATTTAAGCCTTCCTCTAGTACAACACTAAACATATACTATTATATACCAGTATTGATTATTTTAAAAGAATTCACAAAAAAACCATCAAATTAAAGATATTTAAAAATTGAAAAAGGTTGATGAAAAATGAAAAAGTTTGTTGATTTTGAATAAAGTTCatctaattttgaaaaaaaaatcacaaatttttaaaaagttatgaatttttggaaaagttcatatttttttaaaaggtttattttggaaaaaaatcatcaattttggaataatagttcatcgattttgaagaaaaagttcatcaattttgaaaaaaattcatcaatttcGATTATTTTAACGTATTTTGGAGAAATGTTCACAAAtctaagaaaagaaaagagaagaaaaaataaaagaaaaataaaagaaagaacaaaaagagtAAAAAAGGAGCAAGTAATCACAACGGGGTTACTGCAGTTTAGGGAGAATAGCCAGCGCTATAAGCGCTGACTAGGAGCTCTGAGAGATGCTCTAACAGAAAACACCGAAGATGGTTAGCTACAAAACTAACCAACGGCAGGACGACCTGGACAGGACGAGTTTTCTGTGACACGCGTGGCCCACGCTACAGAGACACAAGAGGGCCCACGTGTTGTTGGTGTGGCGTGTCAGCTCTCCCATTTGCTTTGCTGCCTTCGTTGGTCCACCTCCAGCTGGCCGCCCCCTTTTCAATCATCCAGCCAAATCCACCTTAGCTTCGCTTCCTCCCCGTCTACTTCTGCTCTGAACCCAAATCCCAAATCCCGAATCCCGAATCCCCAAACCCGCCGGCGATGGCTCGCGGCAGCCGCTCCGggaggaacggcggcggcggcgggtgcgcgAGCTGCTGCCTGGGGTTCCTGCTCAAGTTCCTCGCCTTCCTCCAGgccttcgccgccgtctccgccgtCCTCTACGCCGCCTCCATCCTCTCCCGCTGGGCGCGGCACCACGAGCTGCACTTCGACCGCCTCCTC
It contains:
- the LOC119339059 gene encoding tetraspanin-18-like, coding for MARGSRSGRNGGGGGCASCCLGFLLKFLAFLQAFAAVSAVLYAASILSRWARHHELHFDRLLPDLWFACAVMAAGLLYCAILLAGYVAAEVNSGCCLCFYTILAMAMMLLEAAVAGHLLLNEHWMQDLPYDRTRELENLVSFVNNNLDLCKWAALATVATQAFSLFLAITLRAMVSSTNADFDSDEDFVVIRRPLLLAQGAPAYLPTTADPRGAHPGLWSSSMRQKVNLFLASSTYLC